Proteins encoded within one genomic window of Glycine soja cultivar W05 chromosome 1, ASM419377v2, whole genome shotgun sequence:
- the LOC114419789 gene encoding thaumatin-like protein 1, with amino-acid sequence MASSTQFSTTLVTLCLFQFLAGSYSTTFTIVNKCSYTVWPGILSGAGTSPLPTTGFVLQPGESNVIAVPAAWSGRLWGRTFCTQDATGKFSCVTGDCGSSAVECNGGGAAPPATLAEFTLNGAGGLDFFDVSLVDGYNLPMIVEPQGGTGAGNCTATGCVVDLNTPCPAELMVMSSGEGVACKSACEAFDDPQYCCSGAYATPDTCKPSSYSQFFKSACPRAYSYAYDDGSSTFTCATADYTITFCPQPSTSSIKSGNGKYPMAVDNSGANVDVRTNNVMAVIASVLVAFVATQLGVPSLPKLH; translated from the exons atgGCATCCTCAACTCAATTCTCCACCACTCTTGTTACACTATGTCTCTTCCAATTCCTAGCTG GTTCGTATTCAACGACATTCACGATTGTGAACAAGTGCAGCTACACAGTTTGGCCCGGCATTTTATCCGGCGCCGGAACCTCGCCGCTCCCCACCACCGGCTTCGTCTTACAACCCGGCGAGTCCAACGTGATCGCCGTGCCGGCCGCCTGGTCCGGCCGCCTCTGGGGGCGGACCTTCTGCACCCAAGATGCCACAGGAAAATTCTCCTGCGTCACCGGCGACTGCGGCTCCTCCGCCGTGGAATGCAACGGCGGAGGAGCCGCCCCGCCGGCCACGCTGGCGGAATTCACCCTGAACGGCGCCGGCGGGCTGGATTTCTTCGATGTGAGCCTCGTGGACGGTTACAACCTCCCCATGATCGTGGAGCCACAGGGCGGAACCGGCGCCGGAAACTGCACCGCCACGGGGTGCGTGGTGGATTTAAACACGCCGTGCCCGGCGGAGCTGATGGTGATGAGCAGCGGAGAGGGCGTGGCGTGCAAAAGCGCGTGCGAAGCTTTCGACGATCCACAGTACTGCTGTAGTGGCGCTTACGCGACGCCTGACACATGCAAACCCAGTTCATACTCGCAGTTCTTTAAGAGCGCGTGCCCACGCGCTTATAGTTACGCTTATGACGATGGCTCCAGCACCTTCACTTGCGCCACAGCGGATTATACCATCACTTTCTGCCCACAACCATCCACtag TTCGATTAAATCGGGAAATGGGAAATACCCAATGGCGGTGGACAATTCGGGTGCTAATGTAGACGTAAGAACAAACAATGTTATGGCGGTGATTGCTTCTGTTTTGGTGGCATTTGTGGCAACTCAATTAGGT